The sequence below is a genomic window from Cryobacterium arcticum.
GCTCCTACGCCCTGTCGATCTCGAGCGGTTGCGGCTGGGGTGTTGCCAGCCTGGGGTCGATCGGCTGGAATGACCGCGCCTCGTCCTACCGCAGCTTCAACGGCTGCACCACGGCTCTTTTCGCCAATGAGAACTACGCCGGTTCGTCCACCGGGTACACCACCAACGCCAGTGGGCTGGGTGGTCTGAACGATCAGGCGAGTTCGTGGAGCGTGCACTGAACTGTCGGAGCCGCGCTATCGGAGCCGCCTATCGGAGCCGCACTGGGTTCGCGCAAGCATGCTCGCGGTCCGGCCCCTGGAACACGAAAACCCCCGCTGTGGGCGGGGGTGTGAGTGTGGGCGATACTGGGATCGAACCAGTGACCTCTTCCGTGTCAGGGAAGCGCGCTACCGCTGCGCCAATCGCCCAGGCCCGCAGAGAATTCTCGCGGTCTGGAGGTGGATACGGGATTCGAACCCGTGTAGACGGCTTTGCAGGCCGTTGCCTCGCCTCTCGGCCAATCCACCGTGTTCGGTCAAACGTGTACACCAAAGAAAATCGGCCTTTCGGCCGATCAACTTCGAGCGGATGACGAGATTCGAACTCGCGACCCTCACCTTGGCAAGGTGATGCGCTACCACTGCGCCACATCCGCAACTACGCGCATTTCTGCGTGCTTGGAAGACTCTACCCGATCTCAGGGACCTCGTGTGCACATGACGCGTCGCAGGACTTCCGATTGGCCTCAAATAGGCCGTTCTGCCCAGTGATTACGCGGGAAAAACAAAAAACCCCCGGGTTTACCGGGGGTTTTCATGCCGTTCAGATGACTCTCTGTGGGCGATACTGGGATCGAACCAGTGACCTCTTCCGTGTCAGGGAAGCGCGCTACCGCTGCGCCAATCGCCCAGATCCTGCGAGTACTCGATTGCAGTACTTCTCAGGCTGGAGGTGGATACGGGATTCGAACCCGTGTATACGGCTTTGCAGGCCGCTGCCTCGCCTCTCGGCCAATCCACCGTGCTTGTAAAACCGTGCCTGCAGCACCCGATCATGCGTGGGTTACTACCAAAGAGAGCCGGCCTTTCGGCCGACTCAATTCGAGCGGATGACGAGATTCGAACTCGCGACCCTCACCTTGGCAAGGTGATGCGCTACCACTGCGCCACATCCGCAACTGCTCGCATTCCTGCGTGCTTTGAAGACTCTAGCCGATAGTGCGACGCGAATTCAAACCGAGCGAATGCCGCGTGTCGCGGCCTCTCGATGTGCGCTGGGCACCCGGTCTGGTCTAGTATCAGATGTCGCAGTCGAGAGGGTTTCGAATGTGGTTCGGGCGATTGGCGCAGTTGGTAGCGCGCTTCCTTCACACGGAAGAGGTCGTGGGTTCGAGTCCCGCATCGCCCACAGAATTCCCCGCTTCCGGCGGGGTTTTTTTGTGCCCAAGCCGTCCGGTGTCCACGATGGCTCTGGACGGGCACCGCCCCGGAGCGGCTGTCTACCGGATCGGCGAGGATGCGAAGAGCACTCGGTCGCTGGAAACCAGGTCGTCGAGCGAGAGAACGCGCGTCAGGTCGTGGCCGGCGGCCAGTGCGGTGCGCACCTGGTCGTCGCCTTGGGGTGCCAGTCGGCCCTCCATGAACCCGCCCAGCGCCCGGACGGCGCAAGCCGTCAGCACTCCCTCGGGTGTTCCCCCGATACCCATCACGACGTCGATGTCACTGCCGGGCGTTGCCGCGGTGACCGCCGTTGACACGTCCCCTTCCCCCGCGAGCCGGACGCGGGCTCCCACCATCCGCAGCTCGGCGATCAGCGCCCGATGCCGCGGCTTGTCGAGAACGGCCACGGTGATGTCGTGCACCGGTTTTCCCAGGGCTGCTGCCAGGCGCACGACGTTGACTGCCGGGCTCGCTCTCAGGTCCAACACTCCGCGCGCCGCCGCCGAGGAGATCAGTTTGTCCATGTAGAAGACGTCAGTGGGGTCGAAGAGCGTGCCACGCGGGGCCAGGGCGATCACGCTCACCGACCCGGGCAAGCCCTCCTGCACCAACCGGGTGCCGTCGAGCGGGTCGACGGCGATGTCGCAGGCCGGTCCCCGGCCGGATCCGAGTTCTTCGCCATTGGCCAGCATCGGGGCTTCGTCTTTCTCGCCCTCGCCGATCACGACGACTCCGGCGAACGGGGCCGGGAGGAGAACCTCACGCATCGCCGCGACGGCTGCCGCATCGGCCGCGTTCTTGTCCCCACGTCCGAACCAGGCCCCGGCGGCGTGCGCCGCCGCCTCCGTCGCCGCCCGCACGGCGGAGACGAGTTCGTCGGAGTAGTGGTCGGCGCCGAGCACGGTGCTCGCCCTGGTGTCGCCTGCTGCTGCTGAGGTGTTCATCTGAAGTGGTGTCCCGTCTCGGTGGGATCCGGCGACGGGCGCGCTGCCGGGTTCGGGTCGACCCGTCGCCGGGCGCACCCGGTCGATGCTACTCGCCGAGCTCAGGCGACAGCCTCCGGCCTCACGGCGGCCGTTAGTCTCGACGGATGATCAGAGAACACGCTGTGCTTCCCGTGCTGGCCGGCCGCGAGGCGGAATTCCTGCTGGCATTCCGCACAGCACGGCCACTCATCGAGTCGATGCCCGGATTCCGGGCGCTCAGCCTGTCGAGGTCCGTGGAGGAACCGACGACTTTCCTGCTCCTCGTGGATTGGGACCGGCTGGAGGACCACACCGAAGGCTTCCGTTGGTCCCCCGAGTACACGCGTTGGAAGGCGCTCCTGCACCCGTTCTACGATCCGTTCCCCGAGGTGCGGCACTTCGTGGAGATCGACTGACCAGGCACCACTCCACCTCCACACCCGCCCGGTCGGGGTGTCTTCCCACACCCCGTTCGTGGTCGCGCTGCCGGTTCCAGCGCCTCGACGATCGGATCAACTTGCCGGATCGGCAATTCCGTTTGTCATCTGCTCGCCGGCATCCCACCATGGTCCTATGACCAGACCTGAACGCGCACAAGCCTCCCCCGACACCTCCCCCCGCGCCGCGAATCCTGCCCTGCCAGACCCGGCGGCGGCCGGTTCGGAACACACGAAGGTCTACGACGTGGTGATCGTCGGAGGGGGCGCTGCCGGCCTCAGCGCCGCTGTGGTACTGGGCCGCGCCCGCCGCTCGGTGCTCGTCATCGATGCCGGTGAACCACGCAACGCACCCGCTCAGGGTGTGCACGGTTTCCTCACCCGGGACGGGCTCAGCCCTGCAGAGTTGGTCCGTCTCGGTCGCGCCGAGGCTCAGGCCTACGGCGCGCAGATCCTCAGCGGTCGGGCCGCTGACGCCCGGCGCACCGACGCCGGCCTGGAGGTCGTGCTCGAGGACGGCACCCGGGCGACCGGGCGCCGCCTCCTGGTCGCAACCGGGCTCGTCGACGCCCTGCCCGAGGTGCCCGGCCTGCAGGACCGCTGGGGCATCGATGTGCTGCACTGCCCCTACTGCCACGGCTGGGAGGTCCGGGATCAGGCCATCGGCATCCTGGGCACCAGCCCCAGGTCCGTACACCAAGCGCTCCTGTTCCGTCAGTGGAGCGACAACGTCACCCTGTTCCTCCACACGGAGATGCTCGACGCCGACGGCGCCCTCTCCACCGACCATGGGCCGACGGACGCCGAGTGGGAGCAGCTTGCGGCTCGCGGAATCGGAGTGGCGATCGGACCGGTCGACGCCCTGGAGGTGACCGATGACGCCCTGACCGGCGTCCGTTTGGCCGGTGGGCACTCGATCCCGATTCAGGCTCTGGTCGTTGCTACGGGCCTCAACGCCCGCGCCGGGTTCCTCGATGGTCTGGGGGTGGAGGCCACGGCGCATCCGCTCGGCGTCGGCACGCACCTCGACGCGGACGCGACCGGACAGGTGCTCAGCGGCGGCAGCGTGGTGCCCGGTCTCTGGACGGCCGGAAATGCCACCAACCCGATGGCCCAGGTCATGGTCGCCGCCGCCGCGGGAATATCCGTGGCCGCCGCCATCAACTCGCATCTGATCGGCGACGAGGTAGAGTCCGCCGTGGCGGCCTACCGGCGTCCGTTCTCGGTTGCCGCTGAAGCCGGCAACGCGCGGAGGCTGC
It includes:
- the glpX gene encoding class II fructose-bisphosphatase encodes the protein MNTSAAAGDTRASTVLGADHYSDELVSAVRAATEAAAHAAGAWFGRGDKNAADAAAVAAMREVLLPAPFAGVVVIGEGEKDEAPMLANGEELGSGRGPACDIAVDPLDGTRLVQEGLPGSVSVIALAPRGTLFDPTDVFYMDKLISSAAARGVLDLRASPAVNVVRLAAALGKPVHDITVAVLDKPRHRALIAELRMVGARVRLAGEGDVSTAVTAATPGSDIDVVMGIGGTPEGVLTACAVRALGGFMEGRLAPQGDDQVRTALAAGHDLTRVLSLDDLVSSDRVLFASSPIR
- a CDS encoding antibiotic biosynthesis monooxygenase family protein; its protein translation is MIREHAVLPVLAGREAEFLLAFRTARPLIESMPGFRALSLSRSVEEPTTFLLLVDWDRLEDHTEGFRWSPEYTRWKALLHPFYDPFPEVRHFVEID
- a CDS encoding NAD(P)/FAD-dependent oxidoreductase; protein product: MTRPERAQASPDTSPRAANPALPDPAAAGSEHTKVYDVVIVGGGAAGLSAAVVLGRARRSVLVIDAGEPRNAPAQGVHGFLTRDGLSPAELVRLGRAEAQAYGAQILSGRAADARRTDAGLEVVLEDGTRATGRRLLVATGLVDALPEVPGLQDRWGIDVLHCPYCHGWEVRDQAIGILGTSPRSVHQALLFRQWSDNVTLFLHTEMLDADGALSTDHGPTDAEWEQLAARGIGVAIGPVDALEVTDDALTGVRLAGGHSIPIQALVVATGLNARAGFLDGLGVEATAHPLGVGTHLDADATGQVLSGGSVVPGLWTAGNATNPMAQVMVAAAAGISVAAAINSHLIGDEVESAVAAYRRPFSVAAEAGNARRLLGDRRHGLPTDVRDDGGATSESGTTRESVTTDQTGLTR